From the Drosophila suzukii chromosome 2 unlocalized genomic scaffold, CBGP_Dsuzu_IsoJpt1.0 scf_2c, whole genome shotgun sequence genome, one window contains:
- the LOC139354134 gene encoding uncharacterized protein: MKRHSIELTEGARVFKDRPYSMSPVKQKVVEDEIDKMLELGVIEESKSPWSNRTTEVSKPGKDRIEGILFRIDQTHYISSVDLKLAFWQIELDERSKEYTAFTAIRAVQRGTTLGAAHGSAGWYRRFVKNFATLAAALSESLKKAGNTKFSLSPSATQAVDDLKLALTSAPVLVHADFKKHFYIQCDASHVGVGAVLFQRNQNGDEQPIAFFSAKMNKHQVNYSVTENECLAAILAIWKFRPYVEGMPFTCITDHASLKWLMTMKDLSRRLARWSLQLQGYDFNIEHRKGSENVVADTLSRIIEEVRIDPTESASPVLLARDDYPGTGIRPGSRGVQGIQSAKLPDAGRNRKKGRDGEAIPETAMKEATASNVVNFLGNEVFYKFGVPETIHSDNGKQFVSKAFEEMIDGFGIQHMRTPVYSPQSNAAERVNRNVLAAIRSFLDEDHREWDAHLPEIEVAIRNTVHSGTGEAPLFTVFGHHMFLNGSSYKLARRLRSLVDHEMAGMQTKDKLRVIHAKVQKQLEGAFQTNRQRYDKRARTLLAKPGQGVFCRNFVLSDFS; encoded by the exons ATGAAGAGGCATTCTATTGAGCTGACGGAAGGAGCTCGTGTCTTTAAGGATCGTCCGTATTCGATGTCTCCGGTGAAGCAGAAGGTGGTCGAAGACGAAATCGACAAGATGTTGGAGCTGGGTGTTATCGAGGAGAGCAAAAGCCCGTGGAGCAATCGCACAACAGAGGTGTCGAAGCCAGGGAAAGACCG TATAGAAGGAATCCTCTTCAGGATAGATCAGACGCACTACATCTCCAGCGTAGACCTGAAGCTTGCGTTTTGGCAGATTGAACTGGATGAGAGAAGCAAGGAGTATACTGCGTTCACGGCCATTCGGGCTGTGCAACGCGGCACAACGCTTGGTGCGGCTCATGGATCGG CGGGATGGTATCGACGGTTCGTCAAGAACTTCGCTACGCTAGCCGCAGCACTCTCCGAGTCCTTGAAGAAGGCTGGAAACACAAAGTTTTCCTTAAGTCCCAGCGCCACCCAGGCAGTGGATGACCTGAAGTTGGCCTTGACGAGCGCGCCGGTCCTGGTTCATGCGGATTTCAAGAAGCATTTCTACATCCAGTGCGACGCATCCCACGTTGGCGTCGGCGCGGTATTGTTTCAGCGGAACCAGAACGGAGACGAGCAGCCCATCGCGTTCTTCTCGGCCAAGATGAACAAACACCAGGTGAATTACTCGGTTACGGAAAACGAGTGTCTGGCGGCCATCCTAGCCATTTGGAAGTTCAGACCGTATGTGGAAGGGATGCCCTTCACATGCATTACTGATCACGCCAGCCTTAAGTGGTTGATGACAATGAAGGATCTGTCCAGACGACTCGCAAGGTGGTCTCTCCAGCTGCAGGGCTACGATTTCAACATTGAACATCGCAAAGGCAGCGAGAACGTAGTCGCTGACACTCTATCCCGCATCATCGAGGAAGTCCGGATAGATCCAACGGAATCTGCGTCCCCAGTTCTATTGGCCAGGGATGACTATCCAGGTACGGGAATACGTCCGGGGTCGCGAGGTGTGCAAGGAATCCAAAGCGCCAAACTTCCGGATGCAGGTCGGAATCGGAAGAAGGGTAGAGACGGGGAGGCCATTCCAGAAACT GCGATGAAGGAGGCGACGGCGTCGAACGTTGTAAATTTCCTGGGAAACGAGGTATTTTACAAGTTCGGGGTGCCTGAGACGATACATTCGGACAACGGCAAACAGTTCGTATCCAAGGCGTTTGAGGAGATGATCGATGGCTTCGGTATACAGCACATGAGGACTCCCGTATACTCACCACAGAGCAATGCCGCGGAGAGGGTAAACCGGAACGTCTTGGCCGCAATTCGCAGCTTCTTGGACGAAGATCACCGGGAATGGGATGCACATTTGCCGGAGATTGAGGTGGCCATCCGAAACACTGTCCACTCAGGCACAGGGGAAGCGCCGCTCTTCACCGTATTCGGCCACCACATGTTCCTCAACGGTTCCAGCTACAAACTAGCTAGACGACTCAGGTCTCTGGTCGACCATGAAATGGCCGGAATGCAGACCAAGGACAAGCTTCGGGTTATCCACGCCAAGGTGCAGAAGCAACTGGAGGGTGCATTCCAGACGAACCGGCAGCGCTACGATAAGCGAGCCCGTACGCTGCTCGCCAAGCCAGGCCAAGGAGTCTTCTGCCGCAACTTCGTGCTGAGTGATTTCAGCTAA
- the LOC139354136 gene encoding uncharacterized protein — MQVGIGRRVETERPFQKLYIDFLGKYPRSKSGHAWIFIVAYHFSKYTFLKAMKEATASNVVNFLGNEVFYKFGVPETIHSDNGKQFVSKAFEEMIDGFPSWTKIIQNTFHSATGEAPFFTVFGHHMFFNGSSYKLARRLRSLVDHEMAGMQTKDKLWVIHAKVQKQLEGAYQTNRQRYDKRARTLLAKPGQGVFCRNFVLSDFS, encoded by the exons ATGCAGGTCGGAATCGGAAGAAGGGTAGAGACGGAGAGGCCATTCCAGAAACTGTACATCGATTTCCTGGGCAAGTACCCGAGGTCCAAGAGTGGACACGCCTGGATATTCATCGTGGCTTACCACTTCTCCAAGTATACCTTCTTAAAAGCGATGAAGGAGGCGACGGCGTCGAACGTTGTAAATTTCCTGGGAAACGAGGTATTTTACAAGTTCGGGGTGCCTGAGACGATACATTCGGACAACGGCAAACAGTTCGTATCCAAGGCGTTTGAGGAGATGATCGATGGCTTCC CTTCTTGGACGAAGATCATCCAAAACACTTTCCACTCAGCCACAGGGGAAGCGCCGTTCTTCACCGTATTCGGCCATCACATGTTCTTCAACGGTTCCAGCTACAAACTAGCCAGACGACTCAGGTCTCTGGTCGACCATGAAATGGCCGGAATGCAGACCAAGGACAAGCTTTGGGTTATCCACGCCAAGGTGCAGAAGCAACTGGAGGGTGCATACCAGACGAACCGGCAGCGCTACGATAAGCGAGCCCGTACGCTGCTCGCCAAGCCAGGCCAAGGAGTCTTCTGCCGCAACTTCGTGCTGAGTGATTTCAGCTAA
- the LOC139354035 gene encoding ribosomal RNA-processing protein 7 homolog A-like isoform X1: MAKQEGYVVVPLRTKPNSKSSHSVFMREHFIHLMDPNKPKGRTLFLLNVPPYVAEDSLNTVFSRAGSIQAVEFAVRPGKEETTKWYESTGETFSYARPFFIFKVAYIVFEKASSINKALALGSIDLFNTSGECIFKTGMELWHEEYDKNYLLEAYKAKVQIRKYMAGYDKRERAASEAAKSGKSDADGWVTVGNEGRNAGFKQKASLMGRLEQKVPTENKSKELKNFYTFQIRESKMQNIMEIRKKFEEDKRKIELLKQSRRFKPF; encoded by the exons ATGGCAAAACAGGAGGGCTATGTAG TGGTTCCTCTACGCACCAAGCCCAATTCCAAAAGCAGCCACAGCGTCTTCATGCGGGAGCACTTTATTCATCTGATGGATCCCAACAAACCCAAGGGTCGCACACTCTTCCTGCTCAATGTTCCGCCTTACGTGGCGGAAGACAGCCTGAACACGGTCTTCAGTCGGGCGGGAAGCATTCAGGCCGTAGAGTTCGCCGTTAGGCCGGGAAAAGAGGAGACTACCAAATGGTACGAGAGCACCGGGGAAACGTTCTCCTACGCTCGCCCGTTCTTTATCTTTAAGGTAGCCTACATTGTGTTTGAGAAGGCCAGCAGCATCAACAAGGCCCTGGCCTTGGGAAGCATTGACCTCTTCAATACCAGCGGGGAGTGCATTTTCAAAACAGGCATGGAGCTCTGGCATGAGGAGTACGATAAAAACTACCTTTTGGAGGCTTACAAGGCGAAGGTACAGATCAGGAAATACATGGCCGGTTACGACAAAAGGGAGCGAGCTGCGTCGGAGGCGGCCAAGAGCGGGAAATCTGATGCCGACGGATGGGTCACCGTAGGCAACGAGGGACGCAACGCTGGCTTTAAGCAAAAGGCCTCTCTGATGGGACGCCTGGAACAAAAGGTGCCCACGGAAAACAAGTCCAAGGAATTGAAGAACTTTTACACCTTTCAGATCCGCGAGAGTAAGATGCAGAATATCATGGAGATTCGTAAAAAGTTCGAGGAGGACAAGCGAAAGATTGAGCTGCTTAAACAGTCGCGTCGCTTTAAACCGTTTTAG
- the LOC139354035 gene encoding ribosomal RNA-processing protein 7 homolog A-like isoform X2 yields MREHFIHLMDPNKPKGRTLFLLNVPPYVAEDSLNTVFSRAGSIQAVEFAVRPGKEETTKWYESTGETFSYARPFFIFKVAYIVFEKASSINKALALGSIDLFNTSGECIFKTGMELWHEEYDKNYLLEAYKAKVQIRKYMAGYDKRERAASEAAKSGKSDADGWVTVGNEGRNAGFKQKASLMGRLEQKVPTENKSKELKNFYTFQIRESKMQNIMEIRKKFEEDKRKIELLKQSRRFKPF; encoded by the coding sequence ATGCGGGAGCACTTTATTCATCTGATGGATCCCAACAAACCCAAGGGTCGCACACTCTTCCTGCTCAATGTTCCGCCTTACGTGGCGGAAGACAGCCTGAACACGGTCTTCAGTCGGGCGGGAAGCATTCAGGCCGTAGAGTTCGCCGTTAGGCCGGGAAAAGAGGAGACTACCAAATGGTACGAGAGCACCGGGGAAACGTTCTCCTACGCTCGCCCGTTCTTTATCTTTAAGGTAGCCTACATTGTGTTTGAGAAGGCCAGCAGCATCAACAAGGCCCTGGCCTTGGGAAGCATTGACCTCTTCAATACCAGCGGGGAGTGCATTTTCAAAACAGGCATGGAGCTCTGGCATGAGGAGTACGATAAAAACTACCTTTTGGAGGCTTACAAGGCGAAGGTACAGATCAGGAAATACATGGCCGGTTACGACAAAAGGGAGCGAGCTGCGTCGGAGGCGGCCAAGAGCGGGAAATCTGATGCCGACGGATGGGTCACCGTAGGCAACGAGGGACGCAACGCTGGCTTTAAGCAAAAGGCCTCTCTGATGGGACGCCTGGAACAAAAGGTGCCCACGGAAAACAAGTCCAAGGAATTGAAGAACTTTTACACCTTTCAGATCCGCGAGAGTAAGATGCAGAATATCATGGAGATTCGTAAAAAGTTCGAGGAGGACAAGCGAAAGATTGAGCTGCTTAAACAGTCGCGTCGCTTTAAACCGTTTTAG